One region of Methanomicrobiales archaeon genomic DNA includes:
- a CDS encoding IS5 family transposase, with amino-acid sequence MCLPGNRTPAGPRRDPRQILNGIFYVLTIGCTWSDTPTKCGKKSTIHRYHLELCRRGAYQAIWISSSPARTPRSPTFPTASPIPRISPRKGGDIGYDGYKKVNGNKLSALVDQNGRPVACTVAPANILDSLLYKSTVGAFEIPERSEKPGIITADASYDTHAIRQYNRNRGIKSNIPINPIKRKYPKRDRPIQYDKNLYKSRGAIKRVFSWIEAFKKIVP; translated from the coding sequence ATCTGCCTCCCCGGAAACCGCACACCGGCCGGTCCCCGACGCGACCCTCGGCAGATCCTCAACGGCATCTTCTACGTCCTGACCATCGGGTGCACCTGGAGCGATACTCCCACCAAATGCGGTAAAAAATCAACCATCCACCGGTACCACCTCGAGCTCTGCAGACGGGGAGCGTATCAGGCGATCTGGATCTCCTCCAGTCCGGCTAGGACCCCCAGAAGCCCGACCTTTCCCACTGCATCACCGATACCAAGGATATCTCCGCGAAAAGGGGGAGATATCGGGTATGATGGCTATAAGAAGGTGAATGGGAACAAGCTGAGCGCCCTGGTCGATCAGAACGGTCGCCCCGTAGCCTGCACGGTTGCTCCGGCGAACATCCTCGATTCTCTCCTCTACAAGTCAACGGTGGGAGCATTCGAGATTCCCGAAAGATCTGAAAAACCGGGGATCATCACCGCGGATGCGTCCTACGACACGCATGCCATCCGCCAGTATAACCGGAACCGTGGGATTAAGAGCAATATCCCGATCAATCCGATAAAGCGGAAATATCCCAAGAGAGACAGACCGATTCAGTATGATAAGAATCTCTATAAAAGCCGAGGCGCTATCAAGCGGGTCTTCAGCTGGATCGAGGCCTTCAAGAAGATCGTTCCCTGA